From the Thermoproteota archaeon genome, the window GTTCTGTAGATATCGTTAATGGTTTAATTAATGAGATTAAAGGGCTTAGACCAATCTATCTTGGACCTGGCTCACTGTCATATCTTGCAGAGATTGCAACTCCATTATTGCTTAATGCAATGATCAAAAACAAACTAAAGAATCCTGGAATTAAAATCATCTAAATGAGTCACGAATATTATCGTCGTGGCAGAAATTGGTATACTGCTATTGGTGTTTTATTCATTATTTCAGCAGTTATAGTCTTAGTGCGGCAGTTAATTTTATGGGGACCTGAATTTGTATCTGACTTTATTATCAATGGGGAATTTACAAATGAAAAAGTATCTGTTGCAATGATTTCGTTTGGAATATTTATGGTAGGAATGGGATTTAGAAAAAATGTCCAAGCAAGATGAATTTTTAAAATCACAGAAAATTCTAAGACTAGTTACAATCTCAGAAAAGGGAATTCCCCATGTAGTTCCTGTATGGTATATTTATTCTGAAAAAAAATTTTACATCGGAACAAACACTAGAACAAAAAAAGCAAAAAATCTTCTGAGAAACAAAAAAGTTAGTTTTTGCATAGATACTGGCATAAAGTCTCCTGACATCTATGGCATTATGGGAAATGCAAATGCAAAATTAATTCAAGAAGAAAATACTGTAAATAAAATTGCAAAAAAAATCCTATTAAGATATTTCAAGTCATTAGAGAATAAATCTGCAAAAGAATTGCTAGATGATACTGATTGTATTATTGAGATAAATCCAAGAAAAATAGTCACATGGAGTTATTGAGACATAAACTCTTCAATTTTATTTAATGCAGAATCCAGAGTTTCAAGATTTGGCAAATATACTAATCTAAAATGACCGCTACCATACTGTTTTCCAAATCCTGAACCATGAACGGTAAGCACACCTTTTGATTCAAGTAGTTGCAAGACAAATTCTTCATCAGTGGAAAAGGGATTGTTTTCAATTTTAGGAAATGCGTAAAATGCCCCCTTTGGATTAGGGCAAGAGAGTCCCGGAATTGAGTTTAGTCTCTTTATTACCAAGTCTCTTCTCTTTTTTAGTTCATTTACAAATTCAGAAATGTATCCTTGTGGTCCACGTAATGATTCCAGTGCAGCATACTGTACTGGAAGACTGGTAGAAATTCTAACACGAGCTAATTTCGGCAAGTTTTCTTGAATGGATGCTAACTGTGGTGAGTTGTTAAATGCAATATATCCAATTCGCCATCCAGACATTAGATGGACTTTGGAGAATCCATTTAGTAATATAACAGGCGAGTCTCCTGCGACTTTGCCAATACCAGTGAATTGTTCATCAAATACTATTTGATCATATATCTCATCACAAATAATGTAAAGATTATTTTCATTTGCTACATCAACTAATTCTTTTAATGACTTTTGATTAAACACGAGACCAGTAGGGTTATTTGGACTGATAAGACAAATTGCAACTGTTTTTTTTGTAATTTTAGATCTAATATCATCAATGTTTGGTTTTGAATTTTGCATATCAACTGCAAATTCTACTGGAATACCGCCATGCAATCTAACGTAAGAGGCATAAGGTGGATAGTATGGACCTGGAAGTAAAACTTCATCACCTTCTTCAACGATTGATGATATTACCATATCAAGTCCTTCTGATACGCCATTTGTTACAAGAATATTTTCTGCACTAACATTCAATCCTTTTACTTTTTCCTTCTTTGTGATTTCCTCTCGTAATTCAGGAATTCCTTCTGATGCAGAATAGTAATTTTCGCCATCTCGAATAGCTTTGATTAAAGCTTCTTTGACATTATCAGGTGGTTGAAATCCAAACTGCACTGGATCACCAATGTTAAGATAATCTACTTGTCTTCCTTGTAATTCTAATTTTCTTGCAGCTGTAACAATATCTCTAATTGCATATTCAACACCTGAAACTTTTTTTGAAACTTTCAAAGTCATCTAGACAGGTATTTAGGCCTGTTAAATGCTTATTTTTTTGGACTCGTAGCACAGTCTGGATAGTGCGGGCGGCTTCGGACCGCCAGGTCGAGGGATCGAAGCCCTCCGAGCCCTTCTTATCAAAATTTATTCATTGGAGCTAATTTATGTAGGAATTTTCTCACCTGTAGTGTATTTGAGGCTAAATTTATTAAAAATTGGAGTCATTCTGACGGTTTTAGGAATAGTTTGGATTGGATTTGTGTATTCAGAAAGTACAAAAATTTCTCAGATCATGGAACTGGAAGTATTAGAAGCAAATTCCATAATGCTAGATTTTGAAGGAGAGGGAAAAGGATTCTACAAGATTGAATTACCAAAACTAGGTGATTCTGTATTTGTGCAGATATTGGATTCAAATGGGATTATCTCAGATAAAAAAATTGAAACAAAACTTGCAATAAACTATTTTGAATTTTCTTCCAGTCAAAGATATACAATGAAGATTACAAATCTAAGTCAAGATAAAATATTGATTAATTCAGAATTTGGAGATACAAACTCTGATGAGATGATGATTCCCGGTGTTATGGTACTGGTTGGTATGATGCTTATTGTGTTTAAGTTTTATAGAAAATTAAATAATTATAAAATTGCACATCCAGATGAGAATATCTCATAAACAGGAATACAAAGTACTACACCGCCGACCAAGAGCGTAAGATTAAACCCTAACCAGAGAATTGATAAAAGTAAAATCACAGTTGAAATAGGCAATAATTTTCTAATGTTTGTACTAGAGTGATGTTTTATAATTAAAAATCCTCCTAGTGCGGTTAAAATCAATCCAAGTTCTAAAGGCTGATGAGATAACGAAATCAATCCATCTATTCCAAAAATGTCATGTGATATAGAATCACCATATCCTGATATAATTTGCAAGATAGAACCTACAGTAATTAGTTGAATTCCACGTCTGATAAATTTATCAAGATTATATTTTTTTAATAGAATTAATCCCAGGATAGCTGATATTGCAATCATTGATACTCCAGCATAAACTGCAACGTGTTGTATTGACCAAAAGCTTTCTGGTTCACGTAATGCATGAGATGCTGCATCCCATACACCACCGGACAACATTTGACCCGTTCCAAATGTAGAAAGAATACCAATAATGGATAAAATTGAGTAACGTCTTGAGAATATAGAATTTAAACGTGGAATTGCTTTCATTTTTCTACTTTCTAATTAATGATATATAGATCTTCAATATTTTTAATTATTAAAATCATATTCATTATAATCAAGTAACTATATTTAGATGAAAAACCATGACTAGTCATGAGTCCAGGTATTGGATTAATGAAGCGTCGTCTTGAAAAAGAACAAGATGCCATATCTCTAGCAGTTTCAGGAATATCAAAAAAATACAACATTCAACCTAGTCAGATAAAGACTCTAGAAACAAAATACCATAATGATGCAGGGGATTGGTATGTTGCCTTGGGTTGGGATGAAAAAAAGGCAATTATTAGAATGGATTCGGTACAAGGAACAATAACAGAAATAAAAGAAATCTGATCAAGTAAATCATGTCTAAAGCAATTGTTTTTGGTGGTTCAAGAGGAATTGGAAAAGCGATTGCTAATTCGCTAAATGAATTAGGTTTTGATGTGATTGCAACATCAAAAAAACATGTTGATACATCTGATATTTCGAGTATCAAAAATTTTATTACATCAAATAATGAAACGGATATTCTTGTTTTGAATACAGGAGGCCCTCCAGCAAAAGAATTCTACTCAATTACTCAAGAAGAATGGGAAAAATTTCACAGGCAGTTATTTCTAGGATTCTGTATAATACTACAAGATATTAAAGTGAATAATGGAGGATACATTTTTCTAATTAGTTCCAATGTGATCAAAGAGCCTAATTCAAAATTAATTATGTCGAGTGCTTATAGAACAGCATTTACTAGTGTATTTAAAATTCTAAGTAAAGAATTTGCTGCAAGAGGCATCAGTTGCATCAATATTGCCCCAGGTCCAATCAATACTGACAGAACTAGAGAGTTAATTGATGATGTAGAAAAATATTCAGAGTCACTACCAATGAAAAGACTTGGAGATCCAAAAGAGATAGGAAATTTTGTAAAATCTATTGTTGAAAAGAAAATAAAATATCTGTCAGGAACTACGATTAACTTTGATGGAGCAAATTCAAACTATATTTTCTAGTTTTTCTTAAATTCTACATTTGGCCCATCTGATCCACTTGGAATCACCAATAGACCCCCATCATTAAGTTGTTTTACCAGTTGCATTACTTCTTTTTCTACTTGGTTTCGTTGTAAACCGGTCTGTTGTGCAAATAGCTCAACTAGTTCAGTAATTTTGCGTTGTCCGTTACAAGATTTCCAAAAGTCAACAATTGCCTGATTAACCATGAATCCTTGTTCATGTTCATTTGCAAGAACGAGTGAACCATCATCCTGTTTTACTAGTTTTCCTACACCTTGTGGCATTGCAGTTTCATAGTTTATTGGAGCAGGGGTGGTTAATCCAGCACCCATGTTCTTTAGAATAGCTTTTGCATCATCAGACATTTTATCCATGGACCATGGCGGGTCCCAAACAATGTCAACTTTGACATTATTTACGCCTGGGACTTTTTTTGCATATCTAGTAACATCTTGGACCAAAGTTTCATGTAGAGGACATCCTTGTGTAGTCATAGTCATTTTGATATTAACATCATTATTTTCGACAACATCGATTCCATAGATTAAACCCATATCAACAATGTTTAATGGAACTTCAGGATCCATACATTGTTTTAAAGAATTTCTAACAGCTTCAGATGTTACAGTACTCATATTTTTGTAAAAGATTAGAAAAACAATAAAAACTTTCTATTAATTAGCTTCAAATAACTTTTTGATAGATTCTTCATAGGGGGGCTTTGCTACTCCTTTTTCAGTAATAATGCCAGTAATTAGCTCAGGAGGAGTCATATCAAATGCAGGATTAATAACTTTAATGCCATCTGGAGCAGTTTTCTTATCTCCAATTCCAGTAACTTCTTCAGGATTTCTTTGTTCAATTATAACATTCTCAGGAGAATTCTCAAGATCAAATGTAGATAATGGAGCTGCCACATAAAATGGAATATTATGTTGCTTTGCGAGGGTTGCGACCTGAAATGTACCAATTTTGTTATAAACATGTCCAGTACGTAAAATTCTATCAGCTCCCACCACAACTTTGTTTACAAGTTTGTTCGCCATTGCATATCCAACTGCAGTATCTGGAATAAGACTTACATCAATACCATCATGTTTTAATTCAAAAGCGGTAAGACGAGATCCTTGTTGAACAGGTCTCGTTTCTGTTGCAATTACTTTGATATTTTTTCCACTATCTTTTGTGGCCCGAATAACACCTAATGCGGTACCATATGCAACAGTAGCTAGTGCACCAGCATTACAATGTGTCATTATTGTGTCTTTATCATCAAACATTTCTGAACCAAATTTTCCCATAATCATATTGGTAGTAATGTCATCATCAGCAATTTTTTTTGCAGATTCAATGATTTGATGTTTGATTTCACTTACATTATTTCCTTGTCGTGCAATTTCCATAATTTTATCTAATCCCCACTTGAGATTTATCGCAGTGGGTCTTGTTGCTTGTAAAATCGAGCGGGCTTCTTCTAGATCTTTTAGAATCTCTTCTTTTGTAGAAGCTTTGCTTTGTAATGCTGCTAATCCTAAACCAAAAGCACCTGAGACACCAATAGCAGGAGCTCCTCTTACCACTAATGTTTTAATTGCATCTGCAACTTGATGAAAGTTATCATATTCGACAAAAACTAATGCTGTAGGTAATTTAGTCTGATCAATCATTATTACTTTATTGTTTTTCCACTCAACCGTTTTTAATTGGGAATCACTTTTTTTTTGATTTTCCATTTATTGCAAAAAAAATTTGCAATATTTAAAATATGATAATTTTCGTTGTAAATAATTAATTTTTGAAACGTTATAAAGTGGTGACCGTAAAAGTTAGGAATTGCTGGAAATTGATGATCTTAATAGATATGATTCTAAAGGAATGTACAAAATTTATGATCAATGGGCTAGAATCGCTGAAGAATCCTTCAACAATCAATTTGAGCAGACAGACTTTGATGAAATAGATCATTTTGTTTTTGTAGGAATGGGGGGTTCAGGAGCTATTGGAGATATTTTTAGTTCGATCTTATCTAAAACTGATGCACATGTATCAATAGTAAAAGGCTATTTGCTACCTAAAACTGTTAGTAAAAACTCTCTTGTAATTGCAACAAGTGTTTCGGGCAATACTGTAGAAACTCTAAATGTTCTTGATTACGCTGTAAAAAATAATGTAAATGCAATTGGTTTTTCATCAGGAGGAAAGTTAGAAGATTTTTGTAAAAAAAATAACATCCATCATAGACACATAGATCAAATACATTCCCCAAGAGCTTCGTTTACTGCATTTTTATATTCTATGTTAAAAATTTTAAAACCTCAAATTCCAATTGATACTAATGATATTACAGAGTCTATTGAACAGCTAAAAAAAACCAACAAAGAAATTTCGTCATCAAATCTAAATGAAGATAATCCTTCATTAACACTTGCTGAATGGATTACTGAACTGCCACTAATCTATT encodes:
- a CDS encoding pyridoxamine 5'-phosphate oxidase family protein; its protein translation is MSKQDEFLKSQKILRLVTISEKGIPHVVPVWYIYSEKKFYIGTNTRTKKAKNLLRNKKVSFCIDTGIKSPDIYGIMGNANAKLIQEENTVNKIAKKILLRYFKSLENKSAKELLDDTDCIIEINPRKIVTWSY
- a CDS encoding aminotransferase class I/II-fold pyridoxal phosphate-dependent enzyme, producing the protein MKVSKKVSGVEYAIRDIVTAARKLELQGRQVDYLNIGDPVQFGFQPPDNVKEALIKAIRDGENYYSASEGIPELREEITKKEKVKGLNVSAENILVTNGVSEGLDMVISSIVEEGDEVLLPGPYYPPYASYVRLHGGIPVEFAVDMQNSKPNIDDIRSKITKKTVAICLISPNNPTGLVFNQKSLKELVDVANENNLYIICDEIYDQIVFDEQFTGIGKVAGDSPVILLNGFSKVHLMSGWRIGYIAFNNSPQLASIQENLPKLARVRISTSLPVQYAALESLRGPQGYISEFVNELKKRRDLVIKRLNSIPGLSCPNPKGAFYAFPKIENNPFSTDEEFVLQLLESKGVLTVHGSGFGKQYGSGHFRLVYLPNLETLDSALNKIEEFMSQ
- a CDS encoding SDR family NAD(P)-dependent oxidoreductase, producing the protein MSKAIVFGGSRGIGKAIANSLNELGFDVIATSKKHVDTSDISSIKNFITSNNETDILVLNTGGPPAKEFYSITQEEWEKFHRQLFLGFCIILQDIKVNNGGYIFLISSNVIKEPNSKLIMSSAYRTAFTSVFKILSKEFAARGISCINIAPGPINTDRTRELIDDVEKYSESLPMKRLGDPKEIGNFVKSIVEKKIKYLSGTTINFDGANSNYIF
- a CDS encoding DUF59 domain-containing protein, which encodes MSTVTSEAVRNSLKQCMDPEVPLNIVDMGLIYGIDVVENNDVNIKMTMTTQGCPLHETLVQDVTRYAKKVPGVNNVKVDIVWDPPWSMDKMSDDAKAILKNMGAGLTTPAPINYETAMPQGVGKLVKQDDGSLVLANEHEQGFMVNQAIVDFWKSCNGQRKITELVELFAQQTGLQRNQVEKEVMQLVKQLNDGGLLVIPSGSDGPNVEFKKN
- the mtnA gene encoding S-methyl-5-thioribose-1-phosphate isomerase, coding for MENQKKSDSQLKTVEWKNNKVIMIDQTKLPTALVFVEYDNFHQVADAIKTLVVRGAPAIGVSGAFGLGLAALQSKASTKEEILKDLEEARSILQATRPTAINLKWGLDKIMEIARQGNNVSEIKHQIIESAKKIADDDITTNMIMGKFGSEMFDDKDTIMTHCNAGALATVAYGTALGVIRATKDSGKNIKVIATETRPVQQGSRLTAFELKHDGIDVSLIPDTAVGYAMANKLVNKVVVGADRILRTGHVYNKIGTFQVATLAKQHNIPFYVAAPLSTFDLENSPENVIIEQRNPEEVTGIGDKKTAPDGIKVINPAFDMTPPELITGIITEKGVAKPPYEESIKKLFEAN
- a CDS encoding glucose-6-phosphate isomerase, with the translated sequence MYKIYDQWARIAEESFNNQFEQTDFDEIDHFVFVGMGGSGAIGDIFSSILSKTDAHVSIVKGYLLPKTVSKNSLVIATSVSGNTVETLNVLDYAVKNNVNAIGFSSGGKLEDFCKKNNIHHRHIDQIHSPRASFTAFLYSMLKILKPQIPIDTNDITESIEQLKKTNKEISSSNLNEDNPSLTLAEWITELPLIYYPNGLQAAAIRFKSSLQENAKIHVIAEDVLEACHNGIVAWENQTFPKPILIQGKNDYVKTKERWKIIKEYFEKNNIQYRNVFAEGNSILSKIIHLVYLLDYASIYRGVLSKIDPSPVKSIDFVKKRL